A stretch of the Desulfuribacillus alkaliarsenatis genome encodes the following:
- a CDS encoding YheC/YheD family protein, giving the protein MEIYKYNIKVLKDKELSIVLPKSMQAHEYFEEIVETSVAFGQHCINAAVSFHNKEYLIISDRLAAKLLFPFNNVEMHVKVTKSSVAIGPLVAVYVKENEQGQFGLLDTLLKDLARISHQLGVALGVFSPNNTDFHKETINGYIYNENTSEWVNRLLPLPNVIFDRGIYGSSTEWAIAHEERKRFQQYSNILKYNSSIGDKYEIHTILNKNPMVSPYLPDTVKFQTFNDFMNMIEKHPSLYIKPINGTQGQNIYKIKKQKNIIKIFSNNTQSTSKRMNQAKNYIVKYFIKNKRKFLVQQEINLVKSNNRIIDFRALLQKKPNLRWGVTAIIARIGKEHDITSNLASGGTVKDGELIINKISKITGKKPGFLLQQIKDISILVAYTLENHYGTYGELGIDIGIDKSGKPWIIEINPRPGRKALKLIDKNLRLKSLRIPIEYCLQLWLKHCEGGLK; this is encoded by the coding sequence ATGGAGATATACAAATATAATATCAAAGTACTAAAAGACAAAGAACTTAGTATAGTATTACCTAAATCTATGCAAGCACATGAATACTTTGAGGAAATAGTAGAAACATCAGTCGCTTTTGGTCAACATTGTATTAATGCAGCTGTTAGCTTTCACAATAAAGAATACTTAATAATATCAGATAGGTTAGCAGCGAAGCTTTTGTTTCCGTTTAATAATGTGGAGATGCACGTCAAGGTAACTAAATCTTCAGTAGCTATTGGCCCTTTAGTCGCTGTATATGTTAAAGAAAACGAGCAAGGTCAATTTGGTTTGCTAGACACATTATTAAAAGATTTAGCTAGAATTTCCCATCAACTAGGGGTAGCGTTAGGTGTATTTAGTCCTAATAATACAGATTTTCACAAAGAAACAATCAATGGTTATATATACAATGAAAATACATCTGAATGGGTTAATAGATTGCTTCCTCTTCCTAATGTTATATTTGATCGAGGTATCTATGGATCTAGTACAGAATGGGCGATTGCCCATGAAGAACGCAAACGATTTCAACAATATTCCAATATATTAAAATATAACTCCTCTATTGGAGACAAATATGAAATACACACAATTCTAAATAAAAATCCAATGGTAAGTCCATATCTCCCTGATACGGTAAAATTCCAAACATTTAATGATTTTATGAACATGATTGAAAAACATCCTTCTTTATATATTAAACCAATAAATGGCACTCAGGGCCAGAATATCTATAAAATAAAAAAACAAAAGAACATCATAAAAATATTTTCTAATAATACTCAGAGTACTAGTAAAAGAATGAATCAAGCAAAGAATTACATTGTTAAATATTTTATAAAAAATAAACGAAAATTCCTAGTACAGCAAGAGATAAATTTAGTAAAGAGTAACAATCGAATTATCGATTTTAGAGCGCTACTACAAAAAAAGCCAAATTTACGCTGGGGAGTAACAGCAATTATTGCACGAATAGGTAAGGAACACGATATTACAAGTAATTTGGCAAGCGGAGGCACTGTTAAAGATGGTGAATTAATAATCAATAAAATATCAAAGATAACTGGTAAAAAACCTGGATTCCTGTTACAGCAAATAAAAGATATCTCAATATTAGTTGCATATACACTTGAAAACCATTACGGAACATACGGCGAGTTGGGTATAGATATAGGAATTGATAAATCTGGCAAACCATGGATTATAGAAATTAATCCCCGTCCTGGCAGAAAAGCATTAAAGCTTATTGACAAAAATTTACGATTAAAATCTTTACGTATACCTATTGAATACTGCTTGCAGCTCTGGCTAAAGCATTGTGAGGGTGGTCTAAAGTGA
- the cotE gene encoding outer spore coat protein CotE: protein MVYIDNQVNTREIFTKAVCAKGRKYSQAVHIVKPANSPTSILGAWVINHTCMSEKVGDVVEITGTYDVNIWYSYDDNTKTTVAKELVTYVEEISMDMMDNNSTGSNMDVITIVKQQPNCLEAKVNEEGDSIRVKVEKEYYVELVGETKIAVLVVEPDEKDFDDSDFIDDEIEEDNQLDTDILIDDED, encoded by the coding sequence ATGGTGTATATCGATAATCAGGTAAATACTCGCGAAATATTTACTAAAGCTGTATGTGCAAAAGGTCGCAAGTATTCGCAAGCCGTCCATATAGTAAAACCAGCTAATTCGCCAACTAGTATTTTAGGTGCTTGGGTTATTAATCACACTTGTATGTCAGAAAAAGTTGGTGACGTAGTAGAAATTACTGGAACATACGATGTGAATATTTGGTATTCCTACGATGACAATACCAAAACTACTGTAGCAAAAGAACTTGTTACTTATGTTGAAGAGATTTCTATGGATATGATGGATAATAATAGCACTGGTAGTAATATGGATGTTATAACTATTGTAAAACAACAGCCAAATTGTCTAGAAGCTAAAGTGAATGAAGAAGGAGACAGCATCCGTGTTAAAGTAGAAAAAGAGTATTACGTTGAATTAGTAGGAGAAACAAAAATAGCTGTATTAGTTGTAGAACCAGATGAAAAGGACTTTGATGATTCAGATTTCATTGATGATGAAATTGAAGAAGATAATCAACTAGATACCGATATTTTAATTGATGACGAAGATTAA
- a CDS encoding YheC/YheD family protein: MKKSISIIVNNDLDINEVKLYTSQTNKGKYSYYIIQFGSKKARINLTKNIDKNERIELSLKLFNILNLSDENLVIKYEINDRKQTLILGPLIGIFIRKRRNNKSLSVLQKKVLEHYFNHAKQLNYVAYAFNADDINWQKKIIHGYLLINGKLTKKYMPFPNVMYDQNSSRTYEKLPNVKKSLEKLHNKVLHYFNPGYLDKWEIFNYITEHEIAKKYHPPTVLLENVNQVAKEVNKYKLVYLKPINGSQGRGIITVTKNKNVFEYKYQGNTLIAGSANNIARLEEFISNIVKKRKYIIQRGLPLVKYKGSPLDIRVLMQKNEKGNWIRTKMFARVSKPGSITSNLSLGGEAKTLDDTLTESFSASMIKNIKKKLIIASRIIPKALEEQSEKKFGELGLDLGITNNGEIWLIEINSKPWKAIETTEGSEELVEKSFRRPIEYAGYLAKDGYQKEV, translated from the coding sequence GTGAAAAAAAGCATTTCTATTATTGTAAATAATGATTTAGATATAAATGAAGTGAAATTGTATACATCACAAACAAATAAAGGTAAGTACTCTTATTATATAATTCAATTCGGTAGCAAGAAGGCTAGGATAAACCTTACTAAAAACATTGATAAAAATGAAAGAATTGAGCTATCTCTTAAGCTATTTAACATACTTAATCTATCAGATGAAAATCTTGTTATTAAGTATGAAATTAATGATAGAAAACAAACACTTATTCTCGGCCCGCTAATAGGAATTTTTATAAGAAAAAGACGGAATAACAAAAGCTTATCGGTGCTACAAAAGAAAGTACTTGAACATTACTTTAATCACGCTAAACAATTAAATTATGTAGCATATGCATTTAATGCAGATGATATAAACTGGCAAAAAAAAATAATACATGGATACCTGTTGATAAATGGTAAATTAACAAAAAAATATATGCCTTTTCCGAATGTTATGTATGACCAGAATTCTTCAAGAACATATGAGAAATTACCTAATGTAAAAAAATCCCTTGAGAAACTTCATAATAAAGTTCTTCATTACTTTAACCCTGGATATTTAGACAAATGGGAGATATTTAATTATATAACTGAACACGAGATTGCGAAAAAATATCATCCTCCAACAGTTCTTTTAGAGAATGTAAATCAAGTAGCTAAAGAAGTTAATAAATATAAGCTTGTATATTTAAAACCAATCAACGGTAGTCAAGGACGAGGCATTATTACAGTTACAAAAAACAAAAATGTATTTGAGTATAAATACCAAGGTAATACATTAATTGCAGGAAGTGCGAATAATATAGCAAGGCTTGAAGAATTTATAAGTAACATTGTTAAGAAAAGGAAATACATTATTCAAAGAGGCTTACCATTAGTAAAATACAAAGGATCACCTCTTGATATTAGAGTACTAATGCAAAAGAATGAAAAAGGCAATTGGATCAGAACAAAAATGTTTGCAAGGGTATCTAAACCAGGTTCAATTACCTCAAATTTAAGTTTAGGTGGAGAGGCAAAAACTTTAGATGATACATTAACGGAGTCGTTCTCTGCATCCATGATTAAGAATATAAAGAAAAAATTGATTATAGCTTCGAGAATTATCCCAAAAGCACTTGAAGAGCAGTCAGAAAAAAAATTTGGTGAATTAGGATTAGATTTAGGAATTACAAATAACGGAGAGATTTGGCTAATAGAAATAAATTCAAAGCCGTGGAAAGCAATAGAAACAACAGAAGGCTCTGAAGAGCTTGTAGAAAAATCTTTCAGAAGACCTATAGAATACGCTGGATACTTAGCTAAAGATGGATATCAAAAAGAGGTGTAG
- a CDS encoding YheC/YheD family protein, with amino-acid sequence MLCTFYLKKAKLHIRFHKLDNLLKDRLEPLKIFWGNLELATISPKTNFVVDKMYSFKMKNETQISTPAIIMKYKIENHIVNIAPIVSILLDPMSVPGKTVKSKKGKMIVLNQLAEKLSKKGFAVTAIHPESVTCYNQTTISGYVYTCSSEGDKYTWEKAVFPFPKVIYNQISARKWEALETSKYAKEVIVKKIGEGFFNACFLNKYESYSILSENPYLKNFLLDVKIYNANNAVKMLKKYDMLYFKPISNSLGNGIWRLLKLKDRRFVFQTKRDNKVVNYVSKNVRKLLQLFESNIGNTRYLIQQGVKLLRHDDRIFDIRALTQKNCLGEWSLTGSGARVAAPNAFMTHVPNGGEIMDLDLILRNTIDDKEKLNDIYKQLNEMSTEIPRTIEKEFEVNFGEMSMDIGIDKNNNLFLIEINAKPMRFDEVEIQEEAVNKLSAYISYLSNWE; translated from the coding sequence ATGTTATGTACTTTTTATTTAAAAAAAGCAAAACTTCATATAAGATTCCATAAACTTGATAATTTATTAAAAGATAGATTGGAACCCTTAAAAATATTTTGGGGTAATCTCGAACTAGCCACAATTTCCCCAAAAACTAACTTTGTTGTAGATAAAATGTACTCTTTTAAGATGAAAAACGAAACACAAATTTCAACCCCTGCTATTATAATGAAGTATAAGATAGAGAATCATATCGTTAATATAGCACCAATAGTCAGTATTTTGTTAGACCCTATGTCAGTACCAGGAAAAACCGTTAAGAGTAAGAAAGGGAAGATGATTGTTTTAAACCAGCTTGCAGAAAAATTAAGCAAAAAAGGTTTTGCTGTAACAGCCATACATCCCGAGAGCGTAACTTGCTATAATCAAACAACTATTTCTGGTTATGTATACACTTGCTCATCTGAAGGTGATAAATATACTTGGGAAAAAGCTGTTTTTCCTTTTCCTAAGGTAATATACAACCAAATATCTGCCAGGAAATGGGAGGCGCTTGAGACCTCAAAGTACGCTAAGGAGGTCATAGTTAAAAAGATAGGAGAAGGATTTTTTAATGCTTGTTTTCTAAATAAGTATGAGTCATACAGTATACTTTCAGAAAACCCTTATCTTAAAAACTTCTTGTTAGACGTGAAAATTTATAACGCGAATAATGCTGTTAAGATGTTAAAAAAATACGATATGTTGTACTTTAAACCCATCAGTAATTCTTTAGGAAATGGGATATGGAGACTGCTAAAACTTAAAGACAGGAGGTTCGTATTTCAAACTAAAAGAGATAATAAAGTAGTTAATTATGTTAGTAAAAATGTTCGTAAACTATTACAATTATTTGAGTCAAATATAGGGAATACAAGATATTTAATTCAACAAGGTGTTAAGTTATTACGCCATGATGATAGAATATTTGATATTAGAGCATTGACCCAGAAGAACTGCCTTGGGGAGTGGAGTTTAACAGGATCAGGAGCAAGGGTAGCAGCACCAAACGCGTTTATGACCCATGTACCAAACGGTGGAGAAATAATGGATTTAGATTTGATTTTAAGAAATACAATTGATGATAAAGAGAAACTAAATGATATTTATAAACAACTAAATGAAATGTCGACAGAAATACCAAGAACCATTGAAAAAGAATTTGAAGTAAACTTTGGTGAGATGTCAATGGATATTGGGATTGATAAAAACAACAATTTATTTTTAATAGAAATAAATGCTAAACCAATGCGATTTGATGAAGTAGAAATACAAGAGGAAGCAGTTAATAAATTATCAGCATACATTTCATATTTAAGCAACTGGGAATAA
- a CDS encoding putative amidoligase domain-containing protein, whose translation MECKINYANQEYVKKLEKNINKELKSIFKSKNNSSANSVLLNWGKENNYNDLEFDYVCNPAHGLNNIKNRLRMFKILKLNGIEIPPIKRIGETESGIARYKVEKVNTIRNYRVFVFQFNTVIMYRSNDNLVWLSQKPSKVNIKYFETAESENRETQKVAQLAQRAVYSLGLDFGSVWIGVTSSKKNIVLNVDSAPILNIKREKLFRQAIVSFIEQYNNDKLSTNPVLGADPEFMFKDNKGKMILASKYFSKNGSVGCDARTINRNKAKRPLGEIRPEPSSNPQQLLENIRNIMAEAVGVVNSNKVSWVAGSMPFKGYAIGGHIHFSNVKLNTPMVRVLDSYLALPLALIENPVTAKQRRPRYGFLGDVRTQFHGGFEYRTLSSWVVCPKISKAVLYLSHFLVKNYTKLKTNIYDSYNQQRLFYNVNRAELKSKFNILWDELEQIPGFLSVYNHIKIVPEMIEKDVIWDEKVDFIKSWNINSQKLVREAKSS comes from the coding sequence GTGGAATGTAAGATTAACTATGCTAATCAAGAGTATGTCAAAAAATTAGAAAAAAATATTAATAAAGAATTAAAATCAATTTTTAAAAGTAAAAACAACAGTTCCGCAAATAGTGTTTTATTAAATTGGGGCAAAGAAAATAATTATAATGATTTAGAGTTTGACTATGTTTGTAATCCTGCCCATGGATTAAATAATATTAAAAATAGGCTAAGAATGTTCAAGATTCTTAAGCTTAATGGCATAGAAATACCTCCGATAAAAAGAATAGGTGAGACAGAGTCTGGTATAGCGCGATATAAAGTGGAGAAAGTAAATACGATTCGAAACTACCGTGTTTTTGTATTTCAATTTAATACGGTAATCATGTACCGTTCTAATGATAATTTAGTCTGGTTATCACAAAAACCCTCTAAAGTAAATATTAAATATTTTGAGACTGCAGAGAGTGAGAATAGAGAAACCCAAAAAGTTGCACAACTGGCCCAAAGAGCAGTCTATTCTTTGGGGTTAGACTTTGGCTCTGTTTGGATAGGTGTAACAAGCTCTAAGAAAAATATCGTTCTAAATGTTGATAGCGCTCCTATTCTAAACATAAAAAGGGAAAAGTTATTTAGGCAAGCAATTGTGTCTTTCATAGAGCAATATAATAACGATAAGTTGTCGACAAACCCTGTCTTAGGTGCAGATCCGGAGTTTATGTTTAAAGATAATAAAGGAAAAATGATTTTAGCATCCAAATATTTTTCTAAAAATGGTAGTGTAGGTTGTGATGCTAGGACAATTAATCGAAATAAAGCTAAACGTCCATTAGGAGAAATCAGACCTGAACCTAGCAGTAATCCTCAACAACTACTTGAAAACATAAGAAATATTATGGCAGAAGCAGTTGGTGTAGTAAATTCTAATAAAGTCTCTTGGGTAGCGGGTAGCATGCCTTTCAAAGGCTACGCCATTGGAGGTCATATACATTTTAGCAACGTTAAATTAAATACACCAATGGTAAGAGTGCTTGATAGCTATCTAGCTCTTCCATTAGCTTTAATAGAAAATCCTGTAACAGCAAAACAAAGAAGACCTAGATACGGATTTCTAGGTGATGTTCGTACTCAATTCCATGGCGGCTTTGAGTATCGCACTTTAAGTAGTTGGGTAGTTTGTCCGAAAATTAGTAAAGCAGTTTTATATTTAAGTCACTTTTTAGTTAAAAACTATACAAAACTAAAGACAAACATCTATGACTCCTATAACCAGCAAAGGCTATTCTATAATGTTAACCGCGCTGAATTGAAAAGTAAGTTTAATATTTTATGGGATGAACTAGAACAAATACCAGGATTTTTATCAGTATATAATCACATTAAGATTGTTCCAGAGATGATAGAAAAAGATGTGATATGGGATGAGAAAGTAGATTTTATAAAGAGTTGGAATATAAATTCACAAAAATTAGTTAGAGAAGCAAAGAGTAGTTAA